The sequence below is a genomic window from Coffea arabica cultivar ET-39 chromosome 8e, Coffea Arabica ET-39 HiFi, whole genome shotgun sequence.
AGAGCAAATCATGTAGCCGACTAAGCAATTTGTGATGAACATAAGGATCTAAAGAAAGTTCAACCATACAAAAGACATAAACCAAAACAATTTTACAGTCATACTCCGCAAGTCTAAAGCCATAATTCTAACAAGCATTTAATCCACTAACACTACAAGACCTACAAAGACCTAGGAAAAATTCACCACCGAACCTAAGACAAATGGAACAAAGACCCTGAATATAGACCATGATAAGAAGGCCAGCCAGCCATGATCCCCATTACATGCATCATTCCTGAGGCGAGGCTTTTGAGACCCCGCTTGGCTGCTGGCTAGCCTGAGACGCTGTAGTTGAATCATATGCTCCCCGGGGATTGCCACCTGAACTGCCATCAGAAGAGTATGCTGGTGGTTGCTGGGAGTTGGAGTAACCACCACTATAAGCACTGCTGTACGTTGCCTGCTGCCCGTAGTTAGATTGAGACGCTGGTGGTCCGCCATAAGGCGGGGCTCCATATCCTGACTGAGATGCAGGGGCTCCATATCCTGGCTGAGATGCAGGGGCTCCATAACCAGTCGATGGTGGTCCATAACCAGATTGAGCAGGTGGGTACCCAGGCTGGCCATAACCTCCTTGGGCAGTAGGTGACTGCTGAGTTTGCCCATAAGCTGGTTGACTAGTAGGAGGCTTTTGAGTCTGCGGGGGCCCATAGCTTGAGCCATAACCTGACGGTTGCTGAGTCCCATAACCAGCTTGGGAAGTTGGAGGTACTCCATAACCAGGCTGGGCAGCTCCTTGCGGAGGGTAATTAGGATTAGGACTTGGCTGCTGACCAGCAGCATAACCTTGCTGGCCAGTAGCAGATGACTGCACAGGTGGAGCTTGGCTGGCATCAGCTTGAGTTCCATACGAAGGTGTATGGCCATCAGTTGGTGGGTTTGATACACTACCATATCCAGATGCAGAATGATAACCTTGTTGCTGATCATACCCAGGTACAGCATTTGGCTGGGATTGAGCATATCCAGATTGAGGGACAGTAGATTGGTATCCCCCATAACCATCCTGAGGATAACCTTGCCCTTGACTATAACCTGAAGCTGGAGCCTGATTATAACCATAGGCAGAATTGTCTGTAGGACCACCAGGACCTCCCGGAGCCTGCTGTTGCTGTGGAGGCTGCTGCTGGCTATAGTAATCATAGCCACCTCCCTGAGCATTCTGCTGATTTGATGGAGCAGTTGTCTGGTCCCAGCCAGAGGTATATCCACCAGAGGTAGGTTGAGGGGGATAACCAGGGTAAGGTGGCTGATTCATGTTATACTGAGGAGCAGGGCCAGGGTAAGCTCCAGGCTGAAGGTAACCATAGCCAGGTTGTTGCATTGGTGGACCAGGAGGAGCCCAGCTTGCAGGAGGCCGAGCTTGGTAACCTTGCTGAGGATAACCTCCTCCCATAGAAGAATTACGCATACGATTCTGCATGAATTCGATATCTTAAATGAACAATGC
It includes:
- the LOC113703498 gene encoding uncharacterized protein, with translation MAEELQYGSDSLSNKRKYEDSQAALPSRSRPTGFSAPISSQSPPDSKQPPAYNTVPPPMDEIQLAKQKAQEIAARLFNNVDPSKKPRVDNGGSGGYDSIEPVVQKPLSGAPSVPSSYGYPGLSKKIEIPNGRVGVIIGKGGETIKYLQLQSGAKIQVTRDMDADPHSLTRGVELMGTPDQITKAEQLINDVLNEADAGGSGIVSRRVTGQPAGADQFVMQIPNNKVGLVIGKGGDTIKNMQARTGARIQVIPLHLPPGDTSTERTLQIDGTSEQIEAAKQLVNEVIAENRMRNSSMGGGYPQQGYQARPPASWAPPGPPMQQPGYGYLQPGAYPGPAPQYNMNQPPYPGYPPQPTSGGYTSGWDQTTAPSNQQNAQGGGYDYYSQQQPPQQQQAPGGPGGPTDNSAYGYNQAPASGYSQGQGYPQDGYGGYQSTVPQSGYAQSQPNAVPGYDQQQGYHSASGYGSVSNPPTDGHTPSYGTQADASQAPPVQSSATGQQGYAAGQQPSPNPNYPPQGAAQPGYGVPPTSQAGYGTQQPSGYGSSYGPPQTQKPPTSQPAYGQTQQSPTAQGGYGQPGYPPAQSGYGPPSTGYGAPASQPGYGAPASQSGYGAPPYGGPPASQSNYGQQATYSSAYSGGYSNSQQPPAYSSDGSSGGNPRGAYDSTTASQASQQPSGVSKASPQE